A portion of the Bifidobacterium bifidum ATCC 29521 = JCM 1255 = DSM 20456 genome contains these proteins:
- the arc gene encoding proteasome ATPase: MRENVAHELAAANDQLMAKNHALAQALSRAGKELTKAKAQLSQMAQPPKTFATMVKVDSSMTDELGVQHASAEILTGGRRLVVPVAANVNASRLTAGACVLLNENMVLVEQRGTDMLGSVRTIRQVFDDGRLIVADGGGNPSVIRRSGALAHETFANGQRVIVDPSGRLALELLPDENDADLVLEEVPDVTFADIGGLDSQIERIRDAVQLPFLHRSLYERYNLKAPKGVLLYGPPGNGKTMIAKAVAHALSDGFGRGSGVFLSVKGPELLNKFVGESERLVRQIFTRARERAADGRPVIVFIDEMDSLLRTRGTGVSSDVETTIVPQFLSELDGVESLDNVMVIGASNRVDMIDPAVLRPGRLDVKIRVDRPGADQAASIIRHYLTDDLPLQPGLDADGLSRVLVRDIYTRSSRRHLCDACNDQGQWSAIFLSDVASGAMLKNIVDRAKTKAVKASILGGDDVALNVELLGEAVEDEFVETRGSVMDVDPVQWSRINGMDNGRVVRIRPVPRKEKENMQ; this comes from the coding sequence ATACGGGAGAACGTCGCACATGAGCTGGCGGCCGCCAATGACCAGCTGATGGCCAAGAACCATGCGCTCGCGCAGGCGCTGTCGCGTGCGGGCAAGGAACTCACCAAGGCGAAGGCGCAGCTGTCACAGATGGCCCAGCCCCCGAAGACCTTCGCGACGATGGTCAAGGTCGACTCGTCGATGACCGACGAGCTCGGCGTCCAGCATGCGTCGGCCGAGATCCTGACGGGCGGCAGGCGGCTGGTCGTGCCTGTGGCCGCCAACGTCAACGCGTCCCGGCTGACGGCCGGCGCCTGCGTGCTGCTCAACGAGAACATGGTATTGGTCGAGCAGCGCGGCACTGACATGCTCGGCTCTGTCCGCACGATCCGCCAGGTGTTTGATGACGGGCGTCTGATCGTCGCGGATGGCGGCGGCAACCCCAGCGTGATCCGGCGCTCGGGAGCGTTGGCGCACGAGACGTTCGCCAACGGGCAGCGCGTCATCGTCGACCCGTCGGGCCGGCTCGCCCTGGAACTGCTGCCCGACGAGAACGATGCCGACCTGGTGCTGGAGGAGGTTCCCGATGTCACCTTCGCCGACATCGGCGGGCTTGACAGCCAGATCGAACGCATCCGGGACGCCGTGCAGCTGCCGTTCCTTCACCGCAGCCTGTACGAACGGTACAATCTCAAGGCGCCCAAGGGCGTGCTGCTGTACGGCCCTCCCGGCAACGGCAAGACCATGATCGCCAAGGCCGTCGCCCATGCGCTTTCGGATGGTTTCGGCAGGGGCAGCGGCGTGTTCCTCTCGGTCAAGGGGCCGGAACTGCTCAACAAGTTCGTCGGTGAATCCGAGCGTCTGGTGCGTCAGATCTTCACCCGCGCGCGCGAACGTGCCGCGGACGGCCGGCCGGTCATCGTGTTCATCGACGAGATGGATTCGCTGCTGCGCACCCGCGGCACCGGTGTCTCCAGCGACGTGGAGACCACGATCGTGCCGCAGTTCCTCTCCGAACTCGACGGCGTGGAGAGCCTCGACAACGTTATGGTGATCGGCGCCTCGAACCGCGTGGACATGATCGACCCCGCCGTGCTCCGCCCGGGACGACTGGACGTGAAGATCCGCGTGGACCGCCCCGGGGCGGATCAGGCGGCATCCATCATTCGCCACTATCTGACCGACGACCTGCCCCTGCAGCCCGGACTGGACGCCGACGGCCTGTCGCGCGTTCTGGTGCGCGACATCTACACGCGCTCGTCGCGACGGCACCTGTGCGACGCGTGCAACGACCAGGGGCAATGGTCGGCCATCTTCCTCTCCGACGTCGCGTCCGGTGCCATGCTCAAGAACATCGTCGACCGCGCCAAGACGAAGGCGGTGAAGGCGTCCATTCTCGGCGGCGACGACGTGGCGTTGAACGTCGAGTTGCTGGGAGAGGCCGTGGAGGACGAGTTCGTGGAGACACGAGGGTCGGTAATGGATGTCGATCCGGTGCAATGGTCGAGAATCAACGGCATGGACAACGGGCGCGTGGTCCGTATCCGTCCGGTTCCGCGCAAGGAAAAGGAGAACATGCAATGA
- a CDS encoding HAD family hydrolase — protein MKGWPGEPDMEHDVLVAQGPAAAADGKPISNVIFDFGNVLIYWDPSVVLLPRYSQETIDQFLDNDISGFYDANDRMDGGASPDEGVAWMREHYGDKWADILRYYLDNFEDSLTGVVPGARVLVNDLKAAGIGVWGLSNWEKELFPIALKHCEILQRLDGRLVSGYVHMRKPHKDIYEKALEEFGISAESSVFIDDKAMNIAGANEAGIRGIRFSDARKLRELLIEQGIDIPAVQ, from the coding sequence ATGAAGGGTTGGCCGGGCGAACCGGATATGGAACATGACGTGCTGGTGGCGCAGGGACCCGCCGCGGCCGCCGACGGCAAGCCGATCAGCAACGTGATTTTCGATTTCGGCAACGTGCTGATCTACTGGGATCCGTCCGTCGTGCTGCTGCCCAGGTATTCGCAGGAGACCATCGACCAGTTCCTCGACAATGACATCTCCGGCTTCTACGACGCGAACGACCGCATGGACGGCGGCGCAAGCCCCGACGAGGGCGTGGCGTGGATGCGCGAGCATTACGGCGACAAGTGGGCGGATATCCTGCGCTACTATCTCGACAATTTCGAGGATTCCCTGACCGGCGTCGTGCCGGGTGCCCGCGTGCTCGTCAACGATCTGAAGGCCGCCGGCATTGGAGTATGGGGCCTGTCGAACTGGGAGAAGGAACTGTTCCCGATCGCGCTGAAGCACTGCGAGATCCTGCAGCGGCTCGACGGCCGTCTGGTGTCGGGGTACGTGCACATGCGCAAGCCGCACAAGGACATCTACGAGAAGGCCTTGGAGGAGTTCGGCATCAGCGCCGAAAGCAGCGTATTCATCGACGACAAGGCGATGAACATCGCGGGCGCGAACGAGGCCGGCATCCGCGGCATTCGCTTCTCGGACGCCCGCAAGCTGCGCGAGCTGCTGATCGAGCAGGGCATCGATATCCCGGCGGTTCAGTGA
- the fmt gene encoding methionyl-tRNA formyltransferase, translating into MLKILFAGTPDVAVPSLRALAADSEHFEVVAVLTRPDAPTGRGRKLTPSPVKTAALELGLPVLESDPAEPTFLDELKVTGAQAAAVIAYGRILKQSVLDALPCGWYNLHFSLLPHWRGAAPVQRAIWSGDDMTGTSVFRITRAMDAGPLLVQSETPIGEHETAGDLLTRLGESGALVLRDALRTVEDGTADPVEQAEGDYPVAEKIRVNDAHIDFSAPVEAVDRQIRACTPNPGAWTELDAGGLGLDDGLSTLHVLRAHPADMTNPNVPGSLVSGALAAGKKNVWIGTGSTPLELLEVKAQGKKAMRAADWARGARLSEAARCR; encoded by the coding sequence ATGTTGAAAATCCTCTTTGCCGGCACGCCTGACGTCGCGGTGCCGTCCCTGCGCGCCCTCGCCGCGGACAGCGAGCACTTCGAAGTGGTCGCAGTGCTCACCCGCCCGGACGCGCCCACCGGACGCGGACGCAAGCTCACGCCCAGCCCGGTCAAGACTGCCGCGCTGGAACTGGGATTGCCGGTACTGGAATCCGACCCGGCCGAGCCGACGTTCCTTGACGAGCTGAAGGTCACCGGCGCGCAGGCCGCCGCGGTCATCGCATACGGACGAATCCTGAAGCAGTCCGTGCTGGACGCGCTGCCCTGCGGCTGGTACAACCTGCATTTCTCGCTGCTGCCGCATTGGCGTGGCGCGGCCCCCGTGCAACGAGCCATCTGGTCGGGCGACGATATGACCGGCACCAGCGTGTTCCGCATCACGCGAGCGATGGATGCCGGCCCGCTGCTGGTGCAATCCGAAACGCCGATCGGCGAGCATGAGACCGCCGGCGACCTGCTGACCCGTCTGGGAGAATCCGGAGCGCTGGTGCTGCGCGACGCGCTGCGCACCGTCGAGGACGGTACCGCCGATCCCGTGGAACAAGCGGAAGGCGATTACCCGGTGGCGGAGAAGATCCGCGTCAACGACGCGCATATCGATTTCAGTGCGCCGGTGGAAGCGGTCGACCGTCAGATTCGCGCGTGCACGCCGAATCCCGGGGCATGGACCGAACTGGATGCAGGCGGGCTCGGGCTCGACGACGGGCTGTCCACGCTGCACGTGCTGCGGGCGCACCCGGCCGATATGACCAATCCGAACGTACCCGGGTCGTTGGTGTCTGGGGCGCTCGCAGCTGGAAAGAAGAATGTCTGGATCGGCACAGGCTCCACACCTCTGGAATTGCTGGAGGTCAAGGCGCAGGGCAAGAAGGCGATGCGCGCCGCCGACTGGGCGCGAGGAGCCCGACTCTCCGAAGCCGCGCGCTGCCGGTAA
- the serB gene encoding phosphoserine phosphatase SerB — MGDGTAAAPTLSKPGLLVMDVDSTLIDEEVIDELGEAAGSGDEIAKVTERAMRGEIEFCDALRERVALLKGLPVSVFDTVHDKLHFTNGALALIDELHRHGWKVGVVSGGFHEVVDRLAAEGHIDHWLANRLEVVDGALTGKVLGNIVCKTVKLHALQAWAARDGVPMSQTVAVGDGANDIPMIQAAGLGIAFCAKPKTQLAAHESINERDLTKVLDFLR; from the coding sequence ATGGGTGACGGCACCGCGGCCGCGCCGACGCTGTCGAAGCCTGGTCTGCTTGTCATGGATGTGGATTCCACGCTGATCGACGAGGAAGTCATCGACGAGCTCGGCGAGGCGGCCGGCAGCGGCGACGAGATAGCGAAGGTCACCGAACGTGCCATGCGCGGGGAAATCGAATTCTGTGATGCGCTGCGTGAGCGTGTCGCATTGCTCAAGGGACTGCCCGTGAGCGTGTTCGACACCGTGCACGACAAGCTGCACTTCACCAATGGCGCGTTGGCGCTGATCGACGAGCTTCACCGTCATGGTTGGAAGGTCGGCGTCGTGTCCGGGGGATTCCATGAGGTCGTTGACCGTCTCGCCGCCGAAGGGCATATCGACCATTGGCTGGCGAACCGTCTGGAAGTGGTGGATGGCGCGCTGACCGGCAAGGTGCTGGGCAATATCGTGTGCAAGACGGTGAAACTGCATGCATTGCAGGCGTGGGCCGCCCGAGACGGGGTTCCCATGAGCCAGACCGTGGCGGTCGGCGACGGCGCGAACGACATCCCGATGATTCAGGCGGCCGGGCTCGGCATCGCCTTCTGCGCCAAGCCGAAGACTCAGCTCGCCGCCCACGAGTCCATCAACGAGCGCGACCTGACCAAGGTGCTGGACTTCCTGCGCTGA
- the dop gene encoding depupylase/deamidase Dop, translated as MTVRRVMGTETEYAVSAPAASHANPVQLSFDVIGAAADPERSRIRWDYRQEDPVNDARGTRLERAAARPDMLTDEPQLNIVNVIAPNGGRMYVDHAHPEYSAPETTDPFEAVRYDHAGDLLMRRAAASASAGTGHDIVLHRNNVDGKGASWGTHENYMMLRSVPFDTVAALMTAHFVSRQIYAGSGRVGIGERSETAGYQLSQRADYIHAILGLQTTFERPIVNTRDESHSPSDYRRLHVIVGDANRMDVPQTLKLGATSMLLWLAEHAGETGYDLAALLDSMALVDPVSAMHTVSHDLTLQAELPLRDGGVTNAWIMQVRLRAAVYEMGALVYGTDTRGEPLWPDKPTTGIMALWGQALADVAAIRHADDDTRLNMQPEASRVEWLMKWQLLERLRRRHGLSWNDPKLRAIDLGWAALDPVRSIFEKVRSRTERTVDDRQVADAAGNAPQTTRAWLRAAVVNRYASQVVAVSWSHLTVRRHDAPQTGEESYGNASRPIVRPSDLCSLDMSDPCAFDKAHMAAFVDGTRNADELITQIDRNITAGR; from the coding sequence ATGACCGTGCGACGGGTGATGGGCACGGAGACCGAATACGCGGTCTCGGCGCCCGCTGCCTCACATGCCAATCCGGTGCAGCTGTCGTTCGACGTAATCGGCGCTGCCGCCGATCCCGAACGTTCGCGCATACGCTGGGACTATCGTCAGGAGGACCCTGTCAACGACGCGCGGGGCACCCGTCTGGAGAGGGCCGCGGCCCGCCCCGACATGCTTACCGACGAGCCGCAGCTCAACATCGTCAACGTCATCGCCCCCAACGGCGGCCGCATGTACGTAGACCACGCGCACCCCGAATACTCGGCGCCGGAGACCACCGACCCGTTCGAGGCGGTGCGGTACGACCATGCCGGCGACCTGCTGATGCGGCGGGCGGCCGCGTCGGCGAGCGCGGGAACGGGGCACGACATCGTCCTGCACCGCAACAACGTCGACGGCAAGGGCGCCAGCTGGGGCACCCATGAGAACTACATGATGCTCAGATCGGTGCCGTTCGACACGGTGGCGGCGCTGATGACCGCCCATTTCGTCTCACGGCAGATCTACGCCGGATCCGGCCGCGTCGGCATAGGGGAGCGCAGCGAGACCGCCGGATACCAGCTCAGCCAGCGTGCCGACTACATCCACGCGATCCTCGGACTGCAGACCACCTTCGAACGCCCTATCGTCAACACGCGCGACGAATCCCACAGCCCATCCGATTATCGTCGCCTGCACGTGATCGTCGGCGACGCCAACCGCATGGACGTGCCGCAGACGCTCAAGCTGGGCGCCACCAGCATGCTGCTGTGGCTGGCCGAGCACGCGGGCGAGACCGGCTATGATCTGGCAGCGCTGCTGGACTCCATGGCGCTCGTCGACCCCGTGTCGGCCATGCACACGGTGTCGCACGACCTGACGCTGCAGGCCGAGCTGCCGCTGCGCGACGGGGGCGTCACCAACGCGTGGATCATGCAGGTGAGGCTGCGGGCCGCCGTGTACGAGATGGGGGCGCTGGTGTACGGCACCGACACGCGCGGCGAGCCGCTGTGGCCGGACAAGCCCACCACCGGCATCATGGCGCTGTGGGGGCAGGCACTCGCCGACGTGGCCGCCATCCGGCATGCCGACGACGATACGAGACTGAATATGCAACCCGAGGCGTCGCGGGTGGAATGGCTGATGAAATGGCAGCTGCTGGAGCGTCTGCGCCGCAGGCACGGTTTGTCGTGGAACGATCCGAAACTGCGGGCGATCGACTTGGGGTGGGCCGCCTTGGACCCGGTCCGCTCGATATTCGAGAAGGTCAGGTCGCGCACCGAGCGCACGGTCGACGACCGGCAGGTCGCCGATGCCGCTGGCAATGCGCCGCAGACCACGCGCGCATGGCTGCGTGCCGCGGTCGTGAACCGGTATGCGAGCCAGGTGGTCGCTGTCTCATGGTCCCATCTGACCGTCCGCAGGCATGATGCGCCGCAGACGGGGGAGGAGTCGTACGGCAATGCGAGCCGTCCGATCGTCCGGCCGTCCGACCTGTGCTCGCTCGACATGTCCGATCCGTGCGCCTTCGACAAGGCGCACATGGCCGCGTTCGTGGACGGCACGCGAAACGCCGATGAGCTGATAACGCAAATCGATCGGAACATCACCGCCGGAAGGTAA